One Neoarius graeffei isolate fNeoGra1 chromosome 19, fNeoGra1.pri, whole genome shotgun sequence genomic region harbors:
- the LOC132867615 gene encoding GTPase IMAP family member 9-like has protein sequence MLDSSQAERNYHFDLEKKKKLAASNHLSELRLILLGWQWPGKSLTGNTILGHEEFRLERAAEFSVKRDAERYGRKLTVVDTPGWFSAPTTPAAYQQELSRSLAMCPPGPHAFLLVVPVGMFTDMDQARIEENLVPFGEAVWRHTIVVFTWAEVLKNMPIERYIQRQGSALQWVLDKCKKRYHVVNNDAFGERTQVPQLIEKVEKMVAEEGGHFSSMSQEEKAQNPVTAEATDKNSNSKEVKERRELGARPKQNSSFSSIRMVDVKSPHNLMEEVSD, from the exons GAAATTATCATTTTGATcttgaaaagaagaaaaaattagCTGCTTCGAACCATCTCTCTGAGCTGCGCCTTATCCTTCTGGGCTGGCAATGGCCTGGGAAAAGCCTGACTGGAAACACTATCCTGGGGCATGAAGAGTTTCGGCTGGAACGAGCAGCTGAATTTTCAGTGAAGCGGGATGCAGAGCGCTACGGCCGCAAGCTGACCGTTGTGGATACGCCGGGCTGGTTTTCAGCTCCGACCACTCCAGCTGCTTATCAACAAGAGCTGTCTCGTAGCCTGGCTATGTGCCCACCAGGGCCGCATGCTTTCCTGCTCgttgtgcctgtaggcatgttcACAGACATGGACCAGGCAAGAATTGAGGAGAACTTGGTGCCATTTGGTGAGGCTGTGTGGAGACATACCATTGTGGTGTTTACATGGGCAGAGGTGCTGAAGAACATGCCAATCGAGAGATATATCCAGCGCCAAGGTAGTGCACTGCAGTGGGTGCTGGACAAGTGCAAGAAGAGATACCATGTTGTCAACAATGATGCCTTTGGAGAGCGCACGCAGGTCCCACAACTGATTGAGAAGGTGGAGAAGATGGTGGCTGAGGAGGGAGGGCACTTCAGTTCCATGTCGCAGGAGGAGAAAGCGCAGAATCCGGTTACAGCTGAAGCTACTGATAAGAACTCAAACTCAAAAGAGGTGAAAGAGAGGCGTGAGCTCGGAGCTCGGCCCAAACAGAACAGTTCCTTCAGCTCAATACGGATGGTCGATGTGAAGAGTCCACACA ATTTGATGGAAGAAGTGTCTGATTGA